A section of the Lepus europaeus isolate LE1 chromosome 19, mLepTim1.pri, whole genome shotgun sequence genome encodes:
- the LDHD gene encoding probable D-lactate dehydrogenase, mitochondrial, translating into MAHLLRVARGGLSPWRGYCSRGTQGVLSEGFVEALKAVVGSPHVSTAAVVREQHGRDESMHRCQPPDAVVWPQSADQVSQLAALCYGQGVPIIPFGTGTGLEGGVCATQGGVCINLMHMDRITELNPEDFSVVVEPGVTRKALNTHLRDSGLWFPVDPGADASLCGMAATGASGTNAVRYGTMRDNVLNLEVVLPNGRLLHTAGRGRRSRKSAAGYHLTGLFVGSEGTLGLITAATLRLHPVPEATVAATCAFPSVQAAVDSTVQILQAAVPVARIEFLDDIMMDACNRYSKLNCSVAPTLFLEFHGSKQALEEQVQRAEEIVQLNGASHFSWAKESEERSRLWAARHNAWYAVLALRPGCKGYSTDVCVPISRLPEILVRTKEELKASGLTGAIVGHVGDGNFHCILLVDPEDAEELRRVEAFAEELGRRALALHGTCTGEHGIGLGKRQLLREEVGPVGLEAMRQLKATLDPRGLMNPGKVL; encoded by the exons ATGGCTCACCTGCTCCGGGTGGCCCGCGGGGGGCTGTCTCCCTGGAGGGGTTACTGCTCCAGGGGGACGCAG GGCGTGCTCAGCGAGGGCTTCGTGGAGGCGCTGAAGGCGGTCGTGGGCAGCCCCCACGTGTCCACCGCCGCCGTGGTGCGAGAACAGCACGGGCGCGATGAGTCCATGCACAG GTGCCAGCCGCCAGATGCCGTGGTGTGGCCCCAGAGCGCGGACCAGGTCAGCCAGCTGGCAGCCCTGTGCTACGGCCAGGGAGTGCCCATCATCCCCTTCGGCACCGGCACCGGGCTTGAGGGAGGAGTCTGCGCTACGCAG GGTGGGGTCTGCATCAACCTGATGCACATGGACCGGATCACCGAGCTGAACCCAGAGGACTTCTCTGTGGTGGTGGAGCCTGGTGTCACGCGCAAAGCTCTCAACACCCACCTGCGCGACAGCGGCCTCTGGTTTCCTGTGG ATCCAGGTGCCGACGCCTCTCTCTGCGGCATGGCGGCCACGGGGGCCTCCGGCACCAACGCTGTGCGCTACGGCACCATGCGGGATAACGTACTTAACCTGGAGGTGGTGCTGCCCAACGGGCGGCTGCTGCACACTGCGGGCCGGGGCCGGCGTTCCCG GAAGAGTGCAGCTGGCTATCACCTCACGGGGCTCTTTGTGGGCTCGGAGGGTACGCTAGGCCTCATCACAGCCGCCACCCTGCGCCTGCACCCTGTGCCCGAGGCTACGGTGGCTGCCACCTGTGCGTTCCCCAGTGTCCAGGCTGCTGTGGACAGCACTGTGCAAATCCTCCAGGCTGCAGTACCTGTGGCCCGCATTG AGTTCCTGGATGACATCATGATGGATGCCTGCAACAGATACAGCAAGCTCAACTGCTCCGTGGCACCCACGCTCTTCCTGGAGTTCCATGGTTCCAAGCAGGCGTTGGAAGAGCAAGTGCAGCGGGCAG AGGAGATCGTCCAGCTCAACGGGGCCTCCCACTTCTCCTGGGCCAAGGAGTCCGAGGAGCGCAGCCGGCTCTGGGCAGCACGGCACAACGCCTGGTACGCGGTCCTGGCCCTGCGGCCGGGCTGTAAG GGCTACTCCACCGACGTTTGTGTGCCCATCTCCCGGCTGCCGGAGATCCTGGTGCGGACCAAGGAGGAGCTCAAGGCCTCAGGACTCACAG GAGCCATTGTCGGGCATGTGGGCGACGGCAACTTCCACTGCATCCTGCTGGTCGACCCGGAGGATGCAGAGGAGCTCCGGAGGGTCGAGGCCTTCGCGGAAGAACTGGGCAG GCGTGCACTGGCGCTGCACGGAACTTGCACCGGGGAGCACGGCATCGGGCTGGGCAAGCGGCAGCTGCTGCGGGAGGAGGTGGGCCCTGTGGGCCTTGAGGCCATGCGGCAGCTCAAGGCCACACTAGACCCCCGAGGCCTCATGAACCCGGGCAAGGTGCTGTGA